Proteins encoded together in one Streptomyces sp. NA04227 window:
- a CDS encoding aminoglycoside phosphotransferase family protein, protein MYTASSSVSAPPRPARIRPQAGVPYQDPVRPAVAPLGGGRTRLGVRGTQPAVSGRLDLSGPQGAQVRTALSAVLRVCPEFNPVQVLRRSGRSVLLVGATGRATAVAKVLVDLSPRSKERMRHEITAYRSFVRHRPPVRVPRLIAADPDSGTLVIERLPGRMVSGQRHPVEGPPRADVHTVLGALCRLNQWTPPEECFGRPLDYVEHMSRDHELGLLTDRDLDDLQKLLHGIAQASGRGGGFQFCHGDALLPNVLLSPAGPVFVDWERAGWYLPGYDLATLWAVLGDSPLARRRISQQAQLQGPAARDAFLVNLMLVLTREIRLYESAAQRAVGAPGAAGAAGEEHRLLLRRLHDDATMARNAVRAAVGTR, encoded by the coding sequence ATGTACACAGCATCGTCCTCCGTGTCCGCCCCGCCCCGGCCCGCGCGTATCCGACCGCAGGCCGGTGTTCCTTACCAGGACCCGGTACGCCCGGCCGTCGCCCCTCTCGGCGGCGGACGGACCCGTTTAGGAGTTCGTGGTACGCAGCCCGCGGTCAGCGGGAGACTGGATCTCTCGGGTCCGCAGGGCGCGCAGGTACGCACCGCGCTCAGCGCCGTGCTGCGTGTCTGCCCCGAGTTCAACCCGGTCCAGGTGCTGCGGCGCAGCGGACGTTCGGTACTCCTCGTCGGCGCGACCGGCCGTGCCACCGCGGTCGCCAAGGTCCTTGTCGACCTCTCGCCGCGTTCCAAGGAGCGGATGCGGCACGAAATAACTGCCTACCGCTCTTTCGTCCGGCACCGGCCGCCCGTGCGGGTACCCCGGCTCATCGCCGCGGACCCGGACAGCGGCACGCTGGTGATCGAGCGGCTGCCGGGACGCATGGTGTCGGGCCAGCGCCACCCCGTGGAGGGTCCGCCGCGGGCGGACGTGCACACGGTGCTCGGCGCGCTGTGCCGCCTGAACCAGTGGACCCCGCCCGAGGAGTGCTTCGGCCGGCCGCTGGACTACGTGGAGCACATGTCCCGCGACCACGAGCTGGGCCTGCTGACCGACCGTGATCTGGACGATCTGCAGAAGCTGTTGCACGGCATCGCCCAGGCCTCCGGCCGCGGCGGCGGCTTCCAGTTCTGCCACGGCGACGCCCTGCTGCCGAACGTGCTGCTCTCCCCCGCGGGCCCGGTGTTCGTGGACTGGGAGCGTGCGGGCTGGTACCTGCCCGGCTACGACCTGGCCACCCTGTGGGCGGTCCTCGGCGACTCCCCGCTGGCCCGGCGCCGGATCAGTCAACAGGCGCAGTTGCAGGGCCCCGCGGCCAGGGACGCGTTCCTGGTGAACCTGATGCTGGTACTGACCCGGGAGATCCGGCTGTACGAGTCGGCCGCGCAGCGTGCGGTGGGCGCACCGGGAGCGGCCGGGGCCGCGGGCGAGGAGCACCGCCTGCTGCTGCGTCGCCTCCACGACGACGCGACCATGGCACGCAACGCGGTACGGGCCGCCGTCGGAACCCGCTGA